Genomic segment of Thermococcus sp. 21S7:
GTGAGCTGGGTTGCCTTGCTCTCGTCGAAGCCGGGCAGGTACATCGAGAACACTCCGAACTCGGAGTGGTTGGCATCGTCCGGCCCGGTGTCGTTCTCGGGCAGGTAGTTGCTCGGATGGCCGACCGTTCCAGCGGCGCGCCAGTTGAGGTTGTCGAAGTAGACCATTATGTCGGGCTTGCTTCCCTTCGCTATCGGATAGATGTCCTCCGGATAATAAACGCGGGTGTCCCACTTCTCGCCGTTCGGGCCGCGTATTGCCTTTATCTGCTCGGCAACCTCGTCCCTCACCCTCTGGAACCTGGAGAGGGGTATCTTTCCAGCTTTCTCCCTGCCGAGCACGTTGAGGAAGACGCGCGAGTAGTAGCCGCCCCAGCCCCAGGCGGTGGTTTCCTTCCAGTCCACGTCGAGGCTCTCGAAGCGCTTGACCTTTCCGTCGTGGAGAACCTCGGGGTTCCTGACCTTCAGGAGGCCCTCCTCGGCCAGCCACTGATTCACCGCGAAGTTGCCGTGCATGGCCTTTATCCCGTGGTCGGAGACGATGAACACGGCCGTCTCGTCGAGGTCCACGAGCTTGAGCGTCTCGCCTATCTCCCTGTCCAGGAGCCTGTAGTAGTCCGGGATGACGTTCTCGTATTTGTTCCCCTTCCCGGGGTAGAGGTGGTGGTTCGGGTCAAAGTAGCGCCAGAAGGCGTGGTGAAGCCTGTCGAGGCCAATCTCGACGAAGTGGAAGTAGTCCCACTCCTTCTCCTGGATGAGGTAGCGGATGACCTCGAACCTCTTCTCCGTCATCTCCCAGATGCCGTCCCTGACCTCGTCCTTAGCTTCCCTCCTGAAGGGGACGTCGAAGATGTACTCGCCGACCAGCCTTTCAATCTCGCCCTTGAGCTCCTTCGGGTAGGTGTAGTCGACGCTTGCATCGGGCGTTATGAAGCAGCTCACGAGGTGGCCGTTGATGGGCTTCGGCGGGTAGGTCGGTGGAACGCCGACGATTATGGACTTCTTCCCCCTCTCGCCGAGGTAGTCCCAGAGGGTCTTTTCCTTCACCTTCCTGCTGTGGGCTA
This window contains:
- a CDS encoding alkaline phosphatase family protein — encoded protein: MEFERKVKEGVEGTKKVLVIGLDSAPPELLFNRFIDDMPNVKRLLEKSVYGPMKTGIPAITIPMWMVMVTGKTPGELGLYGFRHRTGYSYTDYWIAHSRKVKEKTLWDYLGERGKKSIIVGVPPTYPPKPINGHLVSCFITPDASVDYTYPKELKGEIERLVGEYIFDVPFRREAKDEVRDGIWEMTEKRFEVIRYLIQEKEWDYFHFVEIGLDRLHHAFWRYFDPNHHLYPGKGNKYENVIPDYYRLLDREIGETLKLVDLDETAVFIVSDHGIKAMHGNFAVNQWLAEEGLLKVRNPEVLHDGKVKRFESLDVDWKETTAWGWGGYYSRVFLNVLGREKAGKIPLSRFQRVRDEVAEQIKAIRGPNGEKWDTRVYYPEDIYPIAKGSKPDIMVYFDNLNWRAAGTVGHPSNYLPENDTGPDDANHSEFGVFSMYLPGFDESKATQLTIYDFAPTMLRLFGIEEPLAGMHGRSIL